A genomic segment from Candidatus Leptovillus gracilis encodes:
- a CDS encoding methyltransferase → MPIQPNFLERTAFFTLNAAPGPMLDLAGALAFQAVNTAVRLNLFTVLQERPSTPTELAQTLGCQERGLEKLLAALAAIGYLVERNGRYHNSPMTDKWFLQDEMLDMKAALLVFDTFFRELWPHALEVIQSGERPFNFYDFTASTPGLSHAHQTMMQGNANLVGAGIVKKVALPETASRLLDVGGGHGQFTIHFCRAHTRLTATIMDSEAALETAQQNLEASQLSDRVDLYAADLWSAAWGTEWDSILLFNLLHHYDLETNHKLLEKAHAALKPGGKVAIFDQVAGKQFGSATNAIVQLVGLMYYLFADGRIFTRAELTTLLDQTGFKNIQFYPMRQAPGSSLLVAEK, encoded by the coding sequence ATGCCTATTCAACCCAATTTTCTGGAACGAACCGCCTTTTTTACGCTGAATGCCGCCCCAGGGCCGATGCTGGATCTGGCCGGGGCGCTGGCGTTTCAGGCGGTGAACACGGCCGTTCGCCTCAACCTCTTCACTGTGCTGCAAGAACGGCCGTCTACCCCCACCGAACTGGCGCAAACCCTGGGCTGCCAGGAACGGGGTCTGGAAAAACTGCTGGCGGCGCTAGCGGCGATTGGCTACTTGGTGGAACGGAACGGCCGTTACCACAACAGCCCCATGACCGACAAATGGTTTTTGCAAGACGAGATGCTGGACATGAAAGCCGCCCTGCTTGTCTTTGATACCTTTTTTCGGGAACTGTGGCCCCATGCCCTGGAAGTGATACAGAGTGGGGAACGGCCGTTTAACTTCTACGACTTCACCGCCAGCACCCCCGGCCTCAGCCACGCCCACCAGACGATGATGCAGGGCAACGCCAATCTGGTGGGGGCAGGCATTGTAAAGAAGGTGGCACTGCCAGAAACGGCCAGCCGGTTGCTGGATGTGGGCGGCGGGCACGGCCAGTTCACTATTCACTTTTGCCGGGCGCATACCCGGCTGACGGCCACCATCATGGACAGTGAAGCCGCCCTGGAAACGGCGCAGCAAAATCTGGAAGCGTCCCAACTGAGCGACCGGGTAGACCTATACGCCGCCGATTTGTGGTCGGCCGCCTGGGGCACGGAATGGGACTCCATCTTGCTCTTTAACTTGCTGCACCATTACGACCTGGAAACCAACCACAAGCTGCTGGAAAAAGCGCACGCCGCGCTGAAGCCGGGTGGCAAAGTGGCGATTTTTGACCAGGTGGCGGGCAAGCAGTTTGGCTCAGCAACCAACGCCATCGTGCAGTTGGTGGGGTTGATGTATTACCTGTTTGCCGACGGCCGTATCTTCACCCGCGCCGAACTGACCACTCTGCTTGACCAAACCGGCTTTAAGAACATTCAGTTTTACCCCATGCGTCAGGCCCCCGGCAGCAGCCTGCTGGTGGCCGAAAAATAA